A stretch of DNA from Pseudomonadales bacterium:
TGCCCCTGCAGCGATTCAACATGACGCGCGATCTCTTCCAGTGAACACTCGCCCTGAAATACGCTCACCACCGGTTCAATGGACGCTGCTTCGAGGCTGGCAAATACCCGCCTGCCGTCCGCCGTCCTGCCGCGCTCTGAAATCATCACGGCAGCCCGTCTGGGTGACAGCAGGCTCAGATAACGACCGATGCCATCGAGTACGCCCTCTCCCTGAACATAGCGCTGAGGGCCTATGAAAACTCTCGGCGGCTGCGAACTGCCTGTGCCTGGTGGTGAAAAGACCGGATAGGGGACATAGTTTTCTGCAGTCGACATGGTGCGTCCTGACAGGCTGAACAGGTTCGCATCATCCGGTGTCCGGGGTTTCGGATCAATCCGCATCCGGACGCGCGTTCAAACACACACTTTGTTGAGGGACACCGGGCCGCCGTGTTTAATGGCTGCAGCGCCATTCGCACATCAAAGCGACCAGGCAGTCAGGAAGGCAGATGACAGACCGCGAAGAAATCATCGACGTGCTCAACAACTACGCCACCGGCCTCGATGCCCGGGACTGGGTGCTCTGGCGATCCGTGTTTCTCGACGAGGTCCTGTTCGACATGAGTTCCTGGCATGGCATTGCTCCCAGATCCCTCAATACAGATCGTGTGGTCCGCGCCCAGGCGAAGATCTTCGCTGAACTCTCGGTAACCCAGCACTTCCTGACAAACCACCGCATCAGCATCGACGGTGACAGCGCCCGTGCACAGGCACACATGCGGGCCGAACACTGGCTGGCGAATCCGGGTATCGAGGGAACCGACCGTTACACCATGTTCGGCTACTATGACGACAGACTGATCCGCACCGCAGCGGGCTGGAAGATCGCAGAAATGCAACTGAAAGTGACCCGCACCGAGGGTAATCGCTGGGTGATGGACGAAGCGCAGCGTCGCGCGCGGGCAGACAGATGAAGGTGCAGGGCCTACCACTCGCGATGTATCAGGATCTCGTGCCCTGGTACCGGCTGCTCGATCCGGTGGTGGAACACGAAGACGAAGTGGGCGCATACTGCGAGGCTCTGAAGCAGGTGGTGTCGCCGCCACCGCGCACGCTCCTCGAACTGGGCGCCGGCGCGGGCCACAACGGCTTTTATCTGAAACGCGACTTCATCTGCACCTTGAGCGATATCTCTGAGCCGATGCTGGCGCTGAGCCGGGAGCTCAATCCGGAGTGCGAACACATCACTGCGGACATGCGCACTCTGCGCCTCGGCCGTGAGTTCGATGCAGTCGTCATCCACGATGCCATCGTTTACATGACGACCGAAGCCGATCTCGAAGCTGCCGCGAAGACGGCTTTCGAGCATCTGCGCCCGGGTGGTGCCGCGCTGATCTCACCGGACTGTCTGAAAGAAACCTTTGTCGAACTCTCTGACCTGCACGAAGGCGATGGCGCCGATCGCGCATTCCGCTGTGCTGAGTGGATGTGGGATCCGGACCCGGATGACAGCACGTACACCGTGGACTATGCCTTCCTGCTGCGCGATGCATCCGGTGTGCGTGTGGTGCATGATCGCCATGTTGAAGGCCTGTTCAAGCGGGCAGACTGGCTTCGCATCCTCTCCGGTGTGGGGTTCCAGGTGCAGGCGGTGCCGCGGCCGATCGATCCGGAAGACAATGAACAGGGTGCCTACTGTGAGGAAATGTTTCTCTGCCTGAAGCCCTGAACGTACTATTTGAACCACTCACTCTCTGGAGATATTCAGATCCATGCCGGAAAAAGACATCAAGAACAGGCTCCGCGAGCTCCGCGAGGCACTGGAGGAAACAGACAGTCCGGATGACGACCTCAAAGACCTGCTCCAGCAGGTGGACGATGAGATCCATGAACTGCTGGGCAATCCGGAGCGGGTCGACTCACATGGAGACCTGCTCAAGGAACGGATCGACGAAATCACCGCGACCTTTGCCGCCCGCTATCCCCAGACAGAACGTCTGTTCAGGGAAATCGTCGCAGCACTGG
This window harbors:
- a CDS encoding nuclear transport factor 2 family protein, whose amino-acid sequence is MTDREEIIDVLNNYATGLDARDWVLWRSVFLDEVLFDMSSWHGIAPRSLNTDRVVRAQAKIFAELSVTQHFLTNHRISIDGDSARAQAHMRAEHWLANPGIEGTDRYTMFGYYDDRLIRTAAGWKIAEMQLKVTRTEGNRWVMDEAQRRARADR
- a CDS encoding class I SAM-dependent methyltransferase, with protein sequence MKVQGLPLAMYQDLVPWYRLLDPVVEHEDEVGAYCEALKQVVSPPPRTLLELGAGAGHNGFYLKRDFICTLSDISEPMLALSRELNPECEHITADMRTLRLGREFDAVVIHDAIVYMTTEADLEAAAKTAFEHLRPGGAALISPDCLKETFVELSDLHEGDGADRAFRCAEWMWDPDPDDSTYTVDYAFLLRDASGVRVVHDRHVEGLFKRADWLRILSGVGFQVQAVPRPIDPEDNEQGAYCEEMFLCLKP
- a CDS encoding DUF4404 family protein, which translates into the protein MPEKDIKNRLRELREALEETDSPDDDLKDLLQQVDDEIHELLGNPERVDSHGDLLKERIDEITATFAARYPQTERLFREIVAALGRMGI